Proteins encoded in a region of the Deltaproteobacteria bacterium genome:
- a CDS encoding PilZ domain-containing protein, producing the protein MESDDRRVYLRLKQRFDTTLRADDSHVCVWGVTENLGQGGAFIKTADWKDLQPHQLMTITLFIPPDFSGHDSTIALQGTAVIVRTDLENEGIAVRFVKELKLFERVDQHLTTTMP; encoded by the coding sequence ATGGAAAGCGACGATCGCCGGGTATATCTTCGACTTAAACAACGCTTTGACACAACTCTTAGAGCGGATGATTCACATGTTTGTGTATGGGGAGTAACAGAAAATTTAGGGCAAGGTGGCGCATTCATAAAAACTGCTGACTGGAAAGATCTCCAACCCCACCAGTTGATGACCATCACGCTCTTCATCCCACCTGATTTTTCTGGTCATGATTCGACTATTGCCCTGCAGGGAACAGCTGTTATTGTCAGAACAGATTTGGAGAATGAAGGTATTGCGGTTCGTTTTGTTAAGGAACTCAAGCTGTTTGAGCGGGTTGATCAGCATCTGACAACCACCATGCCCTAA